The sequence below is a genomic window from Candidatus Methylomirabilota bacterium.
TTCGGGGTCAACACCACCGCGAGGCTCGAGGCCAGCAGCACCACGGCCACCGCCCAGAACCCCACGGTCTCGACCCTCACTCGGCGCTCTCCTTCGCTTTCCCCTCGGGCGCGCCCGCGCGCCCCTCGGCCGCCGCCGCCCCGTGTCCCCGGGCCTCGCCGCGGGCGGGCTTGGGCGGCGCCTGCATGTCGCGGAGCTTGTTGCCGGTGGCCCACGACGGCGCGAAGTCGAGCCCGATGGCGTGCAAGCGGTCCTTGTCGAGCAGCATCTCGCGGCGGTCGGCCGTGGCCAGGTCGAAGGACTTCATCATGATGATGGCGTCGGTGGGGCAGACCTGGACGCACAGCTCGCAGAACTCGCACGCGTACAGCTCCAGCGTGAACGTCTTGGCGTAGTTCCGCTCCTTCGTCTTCAGCATCTCGACCTTGATGACCTGGGGCGGGCAGATGTACTCGCAGAGCCGGCAGCCGATGCAGGCCTCCTCGCCCGTCTCCTTTTCGTAGACGAGCGCCAGGACCCCCCGGAAGCGGTCCGGATACGGCCGCGGCGTGTCCGGGTACATGATGGTCACCGGCTTGCGGAAGAGGTTGCGCAGGGTGACGCCCATGGCCCGACCGACCGCGCGGGCCAGCTGGCCCGCCTCGCTCCACAAGCTCCCCGCCGGCGTCCCGTTACGCCCCACGCCCGAACCCCGCAGCGACGACGAAGCCGGTCGCCAAGAGCAGGATGACGGTCGCCGGCAGCAGCAGCTTCCAGGAGATGGCCAGGATCTGGTCCACGCGAATCCTCACGAAGCTCCAGCGGACCCACGTCACCAGCAGGAACACCAGGACGGCTTTCAGCAGGAACCAGAGCGGGCCCAGCCACGAGGGGCCCGGACCCAGCCAGCCCCCCAGGAACAGCAGCGCGCCCAGAAACGAGGTGCCCATCAGGTGGGCGTACTCGCCGAGCTGGATGAGCGCAAACTTCATGCCGCTGTACTCGACGCGGAAGCCGGCCACCAGCTCCGACTCGGCCTCCAGGATGTCGAAGGGCACCCGGTTCTCGGCGGCGATGGTGGCGATCACGTAGGCGATGAAGGCGAGTTGGCCGATCACGGGATAGAAGACGAACCAGCCGAAGAGGCCGTGCTGGCCGGCGACGATCACCGACATCTGCATCGACCCCACCAGCACCACCGGGACCAGCGCCGCGAAGATGAAGGGCAGATCGTAGGAGATGATCTGGTTGACGGCCCGCATCGCCGAGAGCAGGGCGTACTTGTTGTTCGATCCCCAGCCGCCCATGAAGA
It includes:
- a CDS encoding NADH-quinone oxidoreductase subunit I; translation: MWSEAGQLARAVGRAMGVTLRNLFRKPVTIMYPDTPRPYPDRFRGVLALVYEKETGEEACIGCRLCEYICPPQVIKVEMLKTKERNYAKTFTLELYACEFCELCVQVCPTDAIIMMKSFDLATADRREMLLDKDRLHAIGLDFAPSWATGNKLRDMQAPPKPARGEARGHGAAAAEGRAGAPEGKAKESAE
- the nuoH gene encoding NADH-quinone oxidoreductase subunit NuoH, with product MTHLIVAFVLLNAIILVVTYITLLERKFAARMQSRIGPYYVGWPHGWLQPIADALKLMLKEDIVPTASDRWVYNLAPLVFLLPCMLIFATIPFAPGLGLADLNIGVLFFLAISALEIVGLFMGGWGSNNKYALLSAMRAVNQIISYDLPFIFAALVPVVLVGSMQMSVIVAGQHGLFGWFVFYPVIGQLAFIAYVIATIAAENRVPFDILEAESELVAGFRVEYSGMKFALIQLGEYAHLMGTSFLGALLFLGGWLGPGPSWLGPLWFLLKAVLVFLLVTWVRWSFVRIRVDQILAISWKLLLPATVILLLATGFVVAAGFGRGA